From Toxorhynchites rutilus septentrionalis strain SRP chromosome 2, ASM2978413v1, whole genome shotgun sequence, a single genomic window includes:
- the LOC129770344 gene encoding INO80 complex subunit B, producing the protein MGKKKDSNVEREDDGYGFAHKKHKKHKKHKKSKSQSQLSVPTYDFVPNEVDQTVEIVEEIEYMEADPEPEIISGVEAEPEQESLSSTITNAVPPSPATPAKNTPPAKGSSIAKSKKKKGKGKDSGTSSEEERWLDAIESGKLEEVDDELKKIKPKDPKLMTARQRAMYERNTDKDTTSSATEMLMALPTGYKEKVMTAEAIQKAQLKSQKRKQLADEKREKDKKKTMERLLKKQDSKSVKAIKNRPVKAQHPVITYKNTLEGSTISLPPNMEFPLQPKKAKDPPKPILCGMPNCTNVKRYNCSKTNIPLCSYRCYKMNVDSIKHIIC; encoded by the exons ATGGGAAAGAAAAAGGATTCCAATGTTGAACGTGAAG ATGATGGCTATGGATTTGCacacaagaaacataaaaagcaCAAAAAACACAAGAAAAGTAAATCTCAATCGCAACTCTCCGTTCCGACATATGATTTTGTACCAAACGAAGTGGACCAAACAGTTGAAATTGTGGAAGAAATTGAGTACATGGAAGCAGATCCGGAACCAGAAATAATTTCAGGAGTAGAAGCGGAACCCGAACAAGAATCGCTCAGTTCGACCATAACAAATGCGGTGCCTCCCTCGCCAGCAACTCCAGCGAAAAACACTCCACCAGCTAAGGGATCGTCTATAGCAAAATCCAAGAAAAAGAAAGGCAAAGGTAAAGACAGCGGCACATCTAGCGAAGAAGAGCGGTGGCTCGATGCAATTGAGTCGGGCAAACTCGAAGAAGTTGACGATGAGCTCAAAAAGATCAAACCAAAGGATCCAAAATTGATGACTGCTCGCCAGAGGGCAATGTACGAGAGAAATACCGATAAGGACACAACAAGTTCAGCGACAGAAATGTTGATGGCGTTACCGACTGGATACAAGGAAAAAGTTATGACGGCCGAAGCAATCCAGAAAGCCCAGCTGAAGTCACAAAAACGCAAACAGCTCGCTGATGAAAAAAGGGAGAAGGACAAGAAGAAAACGATGGAACGATTGTTGAAAAAACAGGATTCAAAGTCGGTGAAAGCCATAAAGAACCGCCCGGTGAAGGCGCAACATCCGGTTATAACTTACAAGAACACTTTGGAAGGATCCACAATTTCGCTGCCACCGAATATGGAATTTCCTTTGCAACCTAAGAAAGCAAAAGATCCCCCGAAACCTATTCTGTGTGGAATGCCGAATTGCACGAATGTGAAGCGTTATAATTGTTCGAAAACTAACATTCCACTTTGTAGCTATCGGTGTTACAAAATGAATGTTGATTCAATAAAACACATCATTTGTTga
- the LOC129770345 gene encoding dynein regulatory complex protein 8 isoform X3 — MADLDYPEINPANELEKRVADAFLIFDHHGNKTVDVREIGTILRFLGCVPTEADVNEVISATEFEDSNGTVHLSKFLPYVSQLIAEHKLEPAPPEKLLKAFHVLDQERKGFVDREYMTKLITEEGEPFTAEELEEMMAVAVDMSTDKIPYENYLNQLLVDF, encoded by the exons ATGGCTGATTTAGATTACCCTG AAATAAATCCGGCTAACGAGCTAGAGAAACGTGTAGCTGATGCATTCTTGATATTCGATCATCATGGCAATAAAACAGTTGACGTTCGCGAAATCGGAACAATTTTGAGATTTTTAG GATGTGTCCCAACGGAAGCGGATGTGAACGAGGTTATTTCCGCAACTGAATTTGAAGATTCTAATGGAACAGTTCATCTGTCCAAGTTTCTACCTTATGTTAGCCAACTAATTGCAGAGCATAA ATTAGAACCTGCACCTCCCGAAAAACTGCTGAAGGCATTTCATGTACTGGATCAAGAACGTAAGGGCTTTGTGGATCGTGAATACATGACGAAATTGATCACGGAGGAGGGAGAACCGTTCACGGCAGAAGAGCTCGAAGAAATGATGGCAGTTGCAGTCGATATGTCTACTGATAAGATTCCCTATGAAAATTACTTAAATCAGTTATTG GTTGACTTCTAA
- the LOC129770345 gene encoding dynein regulatory complex protein 8 isoform X1, which yields MADLDYPEINPANELEKRVADAFLIFDHHGNKTVDVREIGTILRFLGCVPTEADVNEVISATEFEDSNGTVHLSKFLPYVSQLIAEHKLEPAPPEKLLKAFHVLDQERKGFVDREYMTKLITEEGEPFTAEELEEMMAVAVDMSTDKIPYENYLNQLLYEPQDSIYVLADQFKNQMRRKTIFKFYRR from the exons ATGGCTGATTTAGATTACCCTG AAATAAATCCGGCTAACGAGCTAGAGAAACGTGTAGCTGATGCATTCTTGATATTCGATCATCATGGCAATAAAACAGTTGACGTTCGCGAAATCGGAACAATTTTGAGATTTTTAG GATGTGTCCCAACGGAAGCGGATGTGAACGAGGTTATTTCCGCAACTGAATTTGAAGATTCTAATGGAACAGTTCATCTGTCCAAGTTTCTACCTTATGTTAGCCAACTAATTGCAGAGCATAA ATTAGAACCTGCACCTCCCGAAAAACTGCTGAAGGCATTTCATGTACTGGATCAAGAACGTAAGGGCTTTGTGGATCGTGAATACATGACGAAATTGATCACGGAGGAGGGAGAACCGTTCACGGCAGAAGAGCTCGAAGAAATGATGGCAGTTGCAGTCGATATGTCTACTGATAAGATTCCCTATGAAAATTACTTAAATCAGTTATTG TATGAACCTCAAGACTCCATTTACGTTCTGGCTGatcaattcaaaaatcaaatgagacgaaaaactattttcaaattttacagaAGATAA
- the LOC129770345 gene encoding dynein regulatory complex protein 8 isoform X2 — protein MADLDYPEINPANELEKRVADAFLIFDHHGNKTVDVREIGTILRFLGCVPTEADVNEVISATEFEDSNGTVHLSKFLPYVSQLIAEHKLEPAPPEKLLKAFHVLDQERKGFVDREYMTKLITEEGEPFTAEELEEMMAVAVDMSTDKIPYENYLNQLLVRIFLSYSCNFKIHALNIETLV, from the exons ATGGCTGATTTAGATTACCCTG AAATAAATCCGGCTAACGAGCTAGAGAAACGTGTAGCTGATGCATTCTTGATATTCGATCATCATGGCAATAAAACAGTTGACGTTCGCGAAATCGGAACAATTTTGAGATTTTTAG GATGTGTCCCAACGGAAGCGGATGTGAACGAGGTTATTTCCGCAACTGAATTTGAAGATTCTAATGGAACAGTTCATCTGTCCAAGTTTCTACCTTATGTTAGCCAACTAATTGCAGAGCATAA ATTAGAACCTGCACCTCCCGAAAAACTGCTGAAGGCATTTCATGTACTGGATCAAGAACGTAAGGGCTTTGTGGATCGTGAATACATGACGAAATTGATCACGGAGGAGGGAGAACCGTTCACGGCAGAAGAGCTCGAAGAAATGATGGCAGTTGCAGTCGATATGTCTACTGATAAGATTCCCTATGAAAATTACTTAAATCAGTTATTGGTAAGAATTTTTCTATCTTATTCCTGCAATTTTAAGATTCACGCATTAAATATCGAAACATTAGTATGA
- the LOC129770343 gene encoding PHD finger protein 7-like, which yields MNLNEDFLEEEDYFYVGLDRLRFICCRCCSRYTPFLFHLPPSEDLANFAGGLQKDQLTFCPGCLPQAKQLLNFYSVADESAVLNFRLIELMKGFEYSNPYFRKYARLPRLLITIDSNANSVNFNDLECLEPSLRLEKLQHLLPQIHRTDNMKYSGLQEILDVLTVKSREIRDFYNEQKIVPASTSTIQNTICTYSNDATQDMEESSKHSESQNNNESTQVLEPGPTSYIAADSRFKLTVLSSDATHVCDICLLSEKNSLKYGEFIEKQQQKRTLRCHYFCLLSGTYISQKGGDKAGILGFLLKDINDSFKMYRDKICSYCNCRSAAIKCCETNCERWFHYICGYKNNCLTQFVGAFVSYCHEHHPVRHDEPHEEDDLCWICWEAMDIDNPISSIRSICEPNSKEASQPDIAWYHRECLQRFAFEAGYYFKCPNCFDKSFADHARLHGVFVPLRDASWELEQGAFKNIHKRNCTAEDCKLANARIGRKRTQLVGCKACGGGTMHMECAGVDDPNEFICAECMDATFIKLF from the exons ATGAATCTCAATGAAGATTTCTTGGAAGAAGAAGATTATTTCTATGTTGGACTTGATCGGCTCCGCTTCATCTGCTGTCGTTGCTGTTCACGCTATACGCCGTTTCTTTTCCATCTACCTCCAAGCGAGGATCTTGCAAATTTTGCGGGTGGACTCCAG AAAGATCAACTGACGTTCTGCCCTGGGTGCCTGCCACAAGCAAAACAGTTATTAAACTTTTATTCAGTAGCAGATGAGAGCGCCGTACTCAACTTTCGTCTTATCGAGCTAATGAAAGGATTTGAGTATTCAAATCCTTACTTTCGCAAATATGCACGACTACCGCGGTTGTTAATAACGATCGATTCTAATGCAAATTCGGTTAATTTTAATGACCTTGAATGTTTAGAACCATCCTTAAGATTAGAAAAACTGCAACACCTACTCCCTCAAATTCACCGTACCGATAACATGAAATATTCGGGATTACAAGAAATATTGGATGTGCTTACTGTTAAAAGCAGAGAAATTCGAGACTTCtacaatgaacaaaaaatagtaCCGGCATCTACATCCACCATTCAGAATACAATCTGTACCTATTCTAATGATGCAACTCAGGACATGGAAGAGAGCAGCA AGCActctgaatctcaaaataataATGAATCAACACAAGTACTTGAACCCGGCCCGACATCATATATCGCAGCGGATTCACGTTTCAAATTAACCGTCCTCAGTTCGGATGCGACGCACGTTTGCGATATTTGTTTGTTGTCTGAGAAAAACAGTTTAAAGTACGGCGAGTTTATAGAAAAGCAACAGCAAAAACGAACACTCCGATGTCATTATTTTTGTCTTCTATCCGGTACATATATATCCCAGAAAGGAGGGGATAAAGCAGGAATTCTCGGCTTTCTACTGAAAGACATTAACGATTCATTCAAAATGTATCGTGATAAGATTTGCAGTTATTGCAACTGTCGCTCAGCTGCCATCAAATGCtgtgaaacaaattgcgaacgTTGGTTTCACTATATATGCGGATACAAAAACAATTGCTTGACGCAGTTCGTGGGAGCCTTCGTTTCATACTGCCATGAACATCATCCTGTTCGTCACGATGAACCACACGAAGAAGATGATTTGTGCTGGATTTGCTGGGAAGCGATGGATATTGATAATCCTATATCGAGTATTCGGTCGATTTGTGAACCAAACAGTAAAGAAGCCTCACAACCCGATATTGCGTGGTATCATCGAGAGTGTTTACAGCGGTTCGCATTTGAGGCTGGTTATTACTTCAAGTGTCCCAACTGTTTCGACAAGAGCTTCGCGGACCATGCGAGACTGCACGGAGTTTTTGTGCCATTGCGCGACGCAAGTTGGGAGTTAGAGCAGGGTGCCTTCAAGAATATTCACAAACGCAACTGCACTGCTGAAGATTGCAAATTGGCAAATGCTAGAATTGGTCGAAAACGTACCCAACTGGTGGGATGTAAGGCATGCGGTGGGGGAACTATGCACATGGAATGCGCCGGGGTGGACGACCCGAATGAATTTATATGCGCGGAATGTATGGATGCTACGTTCATTAAACTGTTTTAG